The following are encoded together in the Mycolicibacterium arabiense genome:
- a CDS encoding (R)-mandelonitrile lyase: MKKILSLTAVLAAVVPLGLWKATPAGAEPTMEISRSDARPAGPGPAETFTGAVSVTPLFDPNDARHSGAAEVGFSPGARSAWHSHPGGQTLIVTEGTGWVQEWGGSKQQINPGDVIWTPPGVKHWHGAVDTTAMTHIAIQQVADGEVVEWMEHVTDDQYLG, from the coding sequence ATGAAGAAGATCCTGTCGCTTACTGCCGTGCTGGCGGCCGTCGTACCGCTCGGGTTGTGGAAGGCCACGCCCGCCGGTGCCGAACCGACCATGGAGATCTCGCGCAGCGACGCCCGGCCGGCAGGACCGGGCCCGGCGGAGACCTTCACCGGCGCCGTCAGCGTCACACCGCTGTTCGACCCGAACGACGCCCGGCACTCCGGGGCGGCCGAGGTCGGTTTCAGCCCGGGCGCACGCTCTGCATGGCACAGCCACCCCGGCGGCCAGACGTTGATCGTCACCGAGGGCACCGGATGGGTGCAGGAGTGGGGCGGCAGCAAGCAGCAGATCAATCCTGGCGACGTCATCTGGACGCCACCCGGGGTCAAGCACTGGCACGGTGCAGTCGACACCACGGCCATGACGCACATCGCGATCCAGCAGGTCGCCGACGGCGAAGTCGTCGAGTGGATGGAGCACGTCACCGACGACCAGTACCTGGGCTAG
- a CDS encoding helix-turn-helix transcriptional regulator, which translates to MDNRAEVREFLMSRRAKITPQQAGIPEYGNRRVPGLRRGEVASLAGVSIEYYSKLERGGLAGVSASILDAIARALQLDDAERAHLFHLAHAADGTSAGMRPRRRPAKRWVPRPSLQWALDHFTAPAIVRNGRMDLLAVNHLGRGMHAALYDSDPGRPPNFARFTFLHEDSHTFYPHWDEAADICVAILRTEAGRDPHDTLLQDLVGELSTLSADFRWRWGAHDVRTHGAGAKTFHHDVVGDLELFYESVDMISDPGLTLTLYVAEPASPTAHALDLLASWTANQPIEVESGQQST; encoded by the coding sequence ATGGACAACCGGGCCGAAGTTCGCGAATTCTTGATGTCGCGTCGAGCCAAGATCACACCTCAGCAGGCGGGCATCCCGGAGTACGGCAACCGCCGCGTCCCCGGGCTGCGACGCGGTGAGGTGGCATCGCTGGCGGGGGTCAGCATCGAGTACTACAGCAAGCTCGAGCGCGGCGGTCTGGCCGGCGTCTCGGCGTCGATTCTCGATGCGATCGCCAGGGCCCTGCAGCTCGACGACGCCGAACGCGCCCACCTCTTCCACCTTGCGCACGCCGCGGACGGCACCAGCGCGGGCATGCGGCCGCGACGACGGCCCGCCAAGCGCTGGGTCCCGCGCCCGAGCCTGCAGTGGGCTCTCGATCACTTCACCGCTCCGGCGATCGTCCGCAACGGTCGGATGGATCTCCTTGCCGTCAACCATCTCGGCAGGGGAATGCACGCGGCGCTGTACGACAGCGATCCCGGCAGACCGCCCAACTTCGCCCGCTTCACGTTCCTGCACGAGGATTCGCACACGTTCTATCCGCACTGGGACGAGGCAGCGGACATCTGCGTCGCAATCCTCCGCACGGAGGCGGGCCGGGATCCGCACGACACCCTGCTGCAGGATCTGGTCGGCGAATTGTCAACTCTCAGTGCGGACTTCAGGTGGCGGTGGGGGGCCCATGACGTCCGGACCCACGGTGCCGGGGCCAAGACGTTCCACCACGACGTCGTCGGTGATCTCGAACTGTTCTACGAGAGCGTCGACATGATCTCCGATCCGGGGCTCACCCTGACGCTCTACGTCGCCGAACCGGCCTCCCCCACTGCGCATGCGCTCGACCTGCTGGCGTCGTGGACCGCGAACCAGCCGATCGAGGTCGAGTCCGGGCAGCAGTCGACGTGA
- a CDS encoding MFS transporter — protein sequence MLASATMIMGGTLATYSYIAPLLTDRAGLPADLVPLALVGFGVSALAGSFLGGRLGDTRPYAATLTAAGATAAILLAICLAARHTMPTVVLVALLGLTSMTVNPILIALAVRFAQQAPTLASALSTSAFNLGTAVGSWMAGRALESPAQELGPPIIGTVIAALTLVPLAALAHAHRKGRRSTESSTSTTISPLHTKEYSS from the coding sequence GTGCTGGCGTCGGCCACGATGATCATGGGCGGCACTCTCGCCACCTACAGCTACATCGCGCCGCTTCTGACCGACCGCGCCGGACTGCCTGCGGATCTGGTGCCGCTGGCGCTGGTGGGGTTCGGCGTAAGCGCCCTCGCCGGGTCCTTCCTCGGCGGTCGCCTCGGCGACACCCGCCCGTATGCCGCCACGCTCACGGCGGCGGGCGCCACGGCGGCCATCCTGCTGGCCATCTGCCTGGCCGCACGCCACACGATGCCGACCGTGGTCCTCGTCGCGCTGCTGGGGCTGACGTCGATGACGGTCAACCCCATCCTCATCGCCCTGGCGGTCCGCTTCGCACAGCAGGCGCCCACGCTGGCGTCGGCGCTGAGCACCTCCGCGTTCAACCTCGGCACCGCTGTCGGGTCATGGATGGCCGGGCGCGCCCTCGAGTCCCCAGCGCAGGAACTGGGGCCGCCCATCATCGGAACCGTGATCGCCGCCCTGACCCTCGTGCCGCTGGCCGCGCTGGCGCACGCCCACCGAAAGGGTCGCCGGTCCACCGAAAGCTCAACCAGTACAACGATTTCACCACTGCACACGAAGGAGTACTCGTCATGA
- a CDS encoding DNA polymerase ligase N-terminal domain-containing protein — protein sequence MSRRAIFVLHDHRKPSPHFDLRLEEDGVLRSWAVPKGLPTDTRHPRLAVAVADHDLEHATYTDEHKSIADHGWWQLVDRTDRRFVFELHGERGVVRYALIDTGKGWLVHLTKDQPDDDTR from the coding sequence ATGTCCCGGCGTGCGATCTTCGTACTCCACGACCATCGCAAGCCTAGCCCGCACTTCGACCTGAGACTCGAGGAAGACGGAGTGCTGCGGTCCTGGGCGGTGCCGAAGGGTCTGCCGACCGACACCCGCCATCCTCGCCTCGCCGTGGCCGTCGCCGATCACGACCTAGAACACGCGACGTACACCGACGAGCACAAGTCGATCGCCGACCACGGCTGGTGGCAACTGGTCGACCGCACCGACCGTCGTTTCGTCTTCGAGTTGCATGGTGAGCGGGGCGTCGTCCGCTACGCCCTCATCGACACCGGCAAGGGTTGGCTGGTGCACCTCACCAAGGACCAGCCCGACGACGACACCCGCTGA
- a CDS encoding dienelactone hydrolase family protein, translating into MTQSCPLVGSYGAKDRMLPGAAARLEATLTDGNVPHDEEYPDVGHSFMNDWGTPAPLRVVERVTGFHYSEPESEDAWRRILASFAIHLS; encoded by the coding sequence TTGACCCAATCCTGCCCACTGGTCGGCAGTTACGGCGCCAAGGACCGGATGCTGCCCGGTGCCGCCGCACGACTCGAGGCGACCCTGACCGACGGCAACGTCCCGCACGACGAGGAGTACCCGGACGTCGGCCACTCCTTCATGAACGACTGGGGCACGCCGGCACCCCTGCGCGTCGTCGAACGGGTGACGGGCTTCCACTACTCGGAGCCGGAATCCGAGGACGCATGGCGCCGCATCCTCGCGTCCTTCGCGATTCATCTGAGCTGA
- a CDS encoding sucrase ferredoxin, giving the protein MTAAAKRVPCSNQSLARNDPMYGTASAGFSWLMLELSGPWGHSAFLQSPTVIDPVLGRAIVRRAEMAGMRIAAIRRHGRRSEAPRWRWFVAQARPGEEALYGGEVDGPTGYLDLALDGSDGVAVTGPLVTVCAHGKHDQCCAVRGRGAVAAIAAHYPELVWECSHLGGDRFAATMLVLPEGLCYGRVDTTDAADLVRRYLDGRLVDSHLRGRTSLPHVVQAAQHFAREAFGDDRIDALPPLRVERDDATTRVTLGTDAGSVEVKVGEQMSAPLLSQCSATAEGQVRTFVLEAIEPAR; this is encoded by the coding sequence ATGACCGCAGCGGCCAAGCGGGTCCCGTGCAGCAACCAGAGTCTCGCCCGCAACGACCCGATGTACGGCACCGCCTCGGCGGGCTTCTCCTGGCTGATGCTCGAATTGTCCGGCCCCTGGGGCCATTCGGCGTTCCTGCAGTCGCCGACGGTCATCGACCCCGTCCTGGGACGCGCGATCGTCCGTCGCGCCGAGATGGCCGGCATGCGGATCGCGGCCATTCGTAGGCACGGACGCAGGTCCGAGGCGCCGAGATGGCGCTGGTTCGTCGCGCAGGCGCGGCCCGGCGAGGAGGCGCTCTACGGTGGCGAGGTGGACGGCCCGACGGGCTATCTCGACCTCGCGCTGGACGGCTCCGACGGCGTCGCGGTCACCGGCCCGCTCGTCACCGTGTGTGCGCACGGCAAGCACGATCAGTGCTGCGCGGTGCGTGGCCGCGGTGCGGTCGCGGCCATCGCCGCCCACTACCCCGAATTGGTATGGGAGTGTTCGCATCTCGGCGGCGACCGCTTCGCCGCCACGATGCTGGTCCTCCCCGAGGGCCTGTGCTACGGACGGGTCGACACGACGGATGCGGCCGACCTGGTGCGGCGCTACCTCGACGGCCGTCTCGTCGACTCGCACCTGCGCGGGCGCACGTCGCTCCCGCACGTCGTGCAGGCCGCGCAGCACTTCGCGCGCGAAGCATTTGGTGACGACCGCATCGACGCGCTGCCACCGCTTCGCGTGGAGCGCGATGACGCCACCACGCGGGTGACGCTGGGCACCGACGCGGGCAGCGTCGAGGTCAAGGTGGGGGAGCAGATGTCGGCTCCGCTGCTGTCCCAGTGCAGCGCGACCGCCGAGGGGCAGGTGCGCACCTTCGTGCTCGAGGCCATCGAGCCTGCGCGCTAG
- a CDS encoding alpha/beta hydrolase — MTTTSHATGRGQRRSRLMKLAGGAAALGVLATAGCAPSAPEAAPSSPSSAAPSSKLAAGDTSNGADNFYTSDRVTVQKVTFKNQYQMNVTGNLFVPNDLDRNVENAAMVVGHPMGAVKEQSANLYATKMAEQGFVTMSLDLSYWGESDGQPRNLVAPDVYTEDFSAAVDYLRTQSFVDDERIGALGVCGSGSFVISAAKIDPRIKAVATVSMYDMGGVNRNGLRNSLTPEQRQEILAAAAAQRDVEFAGGDVEYTGGTPEELTDRSTAIDREFYDFYRTVRGHSPATTTHPTLSSNVRFMNFYPFEGIETISPRPMLFITGDQAHSREFSEQAYQLAAEPKQLVMVPGAGHVDLYDRVDLIPFDTLTTFFRNSLNSQE; from the coding sequence ATGACCACCACTTCCCACGCCACCGGACGCGGCCAGCGCAGGAGCCGCCTGATGAAACTGGCCGGCGGTGCAGCCGCTCTGGGCGTCCTGGCCACGGCGGGATGCGCTCCGTCCGCACCCGAGGCCGCCCCGTCCTCGCCGTCGTCGGCCGCGCCGTCGTCGAAGCTGGCGGCGGGGGACACGTCGAACGGGGCCGACAACTTCTACACCAGCGATCGTGTGACCGTGCAGAAGGTGACGTTCAAGAACCAGTACCAGATGAACGTGACCGGAAACCTGTTCGTCCCCAACGATCTGGACCGCAACGTCGAGAACGCGGCGATGGTCGTCGGGCACCCGATGGGTGCGGTCAAGGAGCAGAGCGCCAATCTGTACGCGACCAAGATGGCCGAGCAGGGGTTCGTCACCATGTCGCTGGACCTGTCGTACTGGGGTGAGAGCGACGGTCAACCGCGCAACCTGGTCGCCCCCGACGTCTACACCGAAGACTTCAGCGCCGCGGTGGACTACCTGCGCACCCAGTCGTTCGTCGACGACGAACGGATCGGAGCGCTCGGCGTCTGCGGCAGCGGCAGCTTCGTCATCAGTGCCGCCAAGATAGACCCCCGCATCAAAGCCGTTGCCACGGTGAGCATGTACGACATGGGCGGCGTCAACCGCAACGGACTGCGCAACTCGCTCACCCCGGAGCAGCGGCAGGAGATCCTCGCCGCGGCCGCCGCGCAGCGCGACGTCGAGTTCGCAGGCGGGGACGTCGAATACACCGGTGGGACGCCAGAGGAACTCACCGACCGGTCGACCGCGATCGACCGGGAGTTCTACGACTTCTACCGCACCGTGCGGGGACACAGCCCGGCGACCACCACGCACCCCACCCTCAGTAGCAATGTGCGGTTCATGAACTTCTACCCGTTCGAGGGCATCGAGACGATCTCGCCGCGCCCCATGCTCTTCATCACCGGCGACCAGGCCCACTCGCGCGAGTTCAGCGAGCAGGCCTACCAGCTCGCCGCAGAGCCCAAGCAGCTCGTGATGGTGCCCGGCGCCGGCCACGTCGACCTGTACGACCGCGTCGACCTCATTCCGTTCGACACCCTCACCACGTTCTTCCGGAACAGCCTGAACAGCCAGGAATGA
- a CDS encoding nuclear transport factor 2 family protein, which translates to MADAIEQLMHANLIEVFNERDADTRAAAIERTYAKDVRWTDDEGVTTGHAALDAKCVGLQQNLGDMQFVADGPVQRLQGFGYLAWQLVDPASGQLSMSGFDVALIADGLITDLWTVLIPPNG; encoded by the coding sequence ATGGCAGACGCGATCGAGCAGTTGATGCATGCCAACCTGATCGAGGTGTTCAACGAGCGCGACGCCGACACGCGCGCGGCGGCGATCGAGCGGACGTATGCGAAGGACGTGCGCTGGACCGATGACGAGGGCGTCACCACCGGCCATGCGGCGCTCGATGCGAAGTGCGTTGGGCTGCAGCAGAACCTGGGCGACATGCAGTTCGTCGCGGATGGCCCGGTCCAACGCCTGCAAGGTTTCGGATACCTCGCCTGGCAGCTCGTCGACCCCGCCAGCGGTCAGCTGTCGATGTCGGGCTTCGACGTCGCACTCATCGCGGATGGTCTGATCACCGACCTGTGGACGGTCTTGATCCCGCCCAACGGATGA
- a CDS encoding cyclophilin-like fold protein, which produces MRTLSALAAALAGMLVTGCSSAPSPAAPSSDPTPVTSNASPVDSSRIRIVIGDVELTGRLFDNSTARDLKALLPLTLTFADLNGVEKSAPLPRKLAVDGMPDGDDPRVRDIGYWSPEGDLVLYYGDVGYWTGISRIGEVDGDIPAALRETGEFTATVESA; this is translated from the coding sequence GTGAGGACCCTCAGCGCGTTGGCTGCCGCGCTGGCCGGGATGTTGGTGACGGGCTGCAGTTCCGCACCGTCGCCGGCCGCCCCGTCCAGCGACCCGACACCGGTGACCTCCAACGCATCACCGGTCGACTCCAGCCGGATACGCATCGTCATCGGCGACGTGGAGTTGACGGGCCGACTGTTCGACAACTCGACCGCCCGGGACTTGAAGGCACTGCTTCCCCTTACGCTGACCTTCGCCGACCTCAACGGCGTGGAGAAGTCGGCACCGCTGCCCCGGAAGTTGGCGGTCGACGGCATGCCCGACGGGGACGACCCCCGCGTCCGCGACATCGGGTACTGGTCGCCCGAAGGGGATCTGGTGCTCTACTACGGCGACGTCGGCTACTGGACGGGCATCTCGCGAATCGGTGAGGTCGACGGCGACATCCCAGCCGCGCTTCGCGAGACCGGTGAGTTCACCGCCACCGTGGAGTCGGCGTAA
- a CDS encoding zinc-dependent alcohol dehydrogenase family protein, which translates to MRGVVMYAPGDVRVEDVEEPTILAPTDAIIALSATCICGSDLWPYRGADDVDEPFHMGHEYVGIVEEIGDAVRTIEPGQFVVGSFFASDNTCEICRAGYQTSCVNREVLGTTGRAQAQRMRVPLADGTLVATPGIPSDDLVPSLLAASDVLGTGWFGAVAAEAGPGKTVAVVGDGAVGLMAILAAKEPGAERIIAMSRHGSRQRLAREFGATDVVEERGAAGVARIKELTGGLGAHSVVEAVGTQESTMQAIASTRPGGHVGYVGVLHGVELRGDDVFMTHVHLHGGPAPVRRFLPELIDLIWTRKINPGRVFDLELPIDRAAEGYRAMDERTAIKVLLRP; encoded by the coding sequence ATGCGTGGTGTGGTGATGTACGCCCCAGGCGACGTGCGCGTCGAGGACGTCGAGGAACCGACGATCCTGGCGCCGACCGATGCGATCATCGCCCTCTCGGCGACCTGCATCTGCGGCTCCGACCTGTGGCCCTATCGTGGCGCCGACGACGTCGACGAACCCTTCCACATGGGCCACGAGTACGTCGGCATCGTCGAAGAGATCGGCGACGCAGTACGCACGATCGAGCCGGGACAGTTCGTCGTGGGCTCGTTCTTCGCCTCCGACAACACATGTGAGATCTGCCGGGCCGGCTATCAGACATCCTGCGTCAATCGTGAGGTGCTGGGCACCACCGGCCGCGCCCAGGCGCAACGCATGCGGGTGCCCCTGGCAGACGGCACCCTCGTCGCCACCCCGGGCATTCCGTCCGACGATCTGGTGCCGAGTCTCCTTGCCGCCTCGGACGTGTTGGGCACCGGCTGGTTCGGCGCGGTGGCCGCCGAGGCGGGGCCCGGCAAGACCGTCGCCGTCGTCGGTGACGGCGCCGTCGGACTGATGGCGATTCTGGCAGCCAAAGAGCCTGGCGCCGAACGCATCATCGCCATGAGCCGGCACGGGTCGCGTCAGCGACTCGCCCGTGAGTTCGGTGCCACCGACGTCGTGGAAGAGCGCGGGGCCGCCGGTGTCGCGCGCATCAAGGAACTGACCGGTGGCCTCGGCGCGCACTCCGTCGTCGAGGCGGTCGGCACCCAGGAATCGACCATGCAGGCCATCGCGTCGACGCGCCCCGGTGGACACGTCGGCTACGTCGGCGTACTGCACGGCGTCGAGCTGCGCGGTGACGACGTCTTCATGACCCACGTCCACCTCCACGGCGGACCTGCACCCGTACGTCGGTTCCTACCCGAGCTGATCGACCTAATCTGGACTCGAAAGATCAACCCCGGCAGGGTGTTCGACTTAGAACTGCCCATCGACCGAGCCGCCGAGGGCTACCGGGCCATGGACGAGCGCACGGCCATCAAGGTCCTCCTGCGTCCGTGA
- a CDS encoding BatC protein — MAINDDDITTSAGGGEGTADGGSNPEGHDGGADGSAGGEGTADGGSNPEGHDGGADGSAGGEGTADGGSNPEGHDGGADGSA, encoded by the coding sequence ATGGCGATCAACGACGACGACATCACCACCTCGGCCGGCGGCGGCGAGGGCACTGCTGACGGCGGCTCGAATCCCGAGGGTCATGACGGCGGTGCTGACGGGTCCGCCGGTGGCGAGGGCACGGCTGACGGTGGCTCGAACCCCGAGGGTCATGACGGCGGCGCCGACGGCTCTGCCGGTGGCGAGGGCACCGCGGATGGTGGCTCCAATCCCGAGGGCCATGACGGCGGTGCCGACGGTTCCGCCTAA
- a CDS encoding MFS transporter, translating into MTSTAADADTRRLPFVTYVLAIGTFLMGTTEFIIAGLLPGIANDLDVTPARAGLLITVFAVGMIVGTPGMAILTLRLPRRTTLALALCVFAVGHLVVAFGSGFTLLLVARFVTALATGAFWAVAAVVASRAAGPAASSRALGIVLGGGMLANVIGVPLGAFAGQLIGWRGPFWVLAVLAAIAFVLVLRYVPPDDPTQPRASVRSEFASLRSARL; encoded by the coding sequence ATGACCAGCACCGCAGCGGACGCGGACACCCGGAGACTCCCGTTCGTCACCTACGTCCTGGCGATCGGCACGTTCCTGATGGGAACCACCGAGTTCATCATCGCCGGCCTGCTACCCGGCATCGCCAACGACCTCGACGTCACGCCGGCGCGCGCGGGGTTGCTCATCACGGTCTTCGCCGTCGGCATGATCGTCGGAACACCGGGCATGGCGATCCTGACCTTGCGCCTGCCCCGCCGGACGACACTGGCGCTCGCGCTGTGCGTGTTCGCCGTCGGGCACCTGGTGGTCGCATTCGGTTCGGGGTTCACGCTGCTGCTGGTCGCCCGCTTCGTCACCGCTCTGGCCACCGGGGCGTTCTGGGCGGTGGCCGCCGTCGTCGCGAGCCGCGCCGCAGGGCCTGCGGCGAGTTCGCGGGCGCTGGGCATCGTGCTCGGCGGCGGGATGCTCGCCAACGTCATCGGCGTCCCACTGGGCGCCTTCGCGGGTCAGCTCATCGGGTGGCGCGGGCCCTTCTGGGTGCTGGCGGTGCTCGCGGCCATCGCCTTCGTCCTGGTCCTGCGGTACGTACCGCCCGACGATCCGACGCAACCCCGGGCTTCCGTGCGCTCCGAGTTCGCCAGTTTGCGATCCGCTCGGCTGTGA
- a CDS encoding cupin domain-containing protein — MLSRCISIDPQEFARTHWGGSPLLSRSDALPRGFDDLLSAAAVDELLAERGVRAPFIRVAKEGGVVAKDGYLAPAGFGAEMPDQVDSAKVLAQFAAGATIVLQGLHRLWPPVIDFVRGMVDDLGHPVQANAYVTPPQNRGFDPHYDVHDVFVLQTTGHKHWTVHEPVHLDPLADQPWTDHRAAVAERAKDDPVIDTVLGPGDALYLPRGWIHSAQAMGGVSIHLTIGVAAMTGIDVVRALVDQLADAADLRRSLPMGMNATDRDEMTATATKVIAQLAATLRDGPPGLDEGVAARLTRQYAQRTRPVAVRPLASLDAAAGVDAVSVRWRHGLIASVERDAGKVRLRLTDRAITFPESCADALAALHRGATLGAADLPGLDAADGEVVLRRLLREAVVVPVVDERVATAGE, encoded by the coding sequence ATGCTGAGCCGCTGCATCTCGATCGACCCCCAGGAGTTCGCCCGAACTCACTGGGGGGGTTCGCCGTTGCTCAGCCGATCGGACGCGCTGCCCCGCGGCTTCGACGATCTGCTCTCGGCCGCTGCCGTCGACGAGTTGCTCGCCGAACGCGGGGTGCGCGCACCGTTCATCCGCGTCGCCAAGGAGGGTGGCGTGGTGGCCAAGGACGGCTATCTCGCGCCGGCCGGCTTCGGTGCCGAGATGCCCGACCAGGTCGACTCGGCGAAGGTGCTCGCACAGTTCGCCGCCGGCGCGACCATCGTCCTGCAGGGCCTACACCGGCTGTGGCCGCCGGTCATCGACTTCGTCCGCGGCATGGTCGACGACCTCGGCCATCCCGTGCAGGCCAACGCCTACGTCACGCCGCCGCAGAACCGCGGCTTCGACCCGCACTACGACGTGCACGACGTCTTCGTGTTGCAGACCACCGGCCACAAGCACTGGACCGTGCACGAGCCCGTGCACCTCGACCCGCTGGCCGATCAACCGTGGACCGATCACCGCGCCGCAGTGGCCGAACGCGCCAAGGACGACCCGGTGATCGACACCGTGCTCGGCCCGGGCGACGCGCTCTATCTGCCGCGCGGCTGGATTCACTCCGCGCAGGCGATGGGCGGGGTGTCGATCCACCTGACCATCGGTGTCGCCGCGATGACGGGGATCGACGTCGTGCGGGCGCTGGTCGACCAGCTGGCCGATGCGGCCGACCTGAGAAGATCACTCCCCATGGGGATGAACGCAACCGACCGCGACGAGATGACGGCTACCGCCACCAAGGTCATCGCCCAGCTCGCCGCGACGCTGCGCGACGGCCCACCCGGGCTCGACGAGGGCGTCGCCGCCCGTCTCACCCGGCAGTACGCGCAGCGCACACGGCCCGTCGCCGTGCGGCCGCTGGCGTCGCTGGACGCCGCCGCTGGTGTCGACGCGGTCAGCGTGCGGTGGCGGCACGGGTTGATCGCGTCAGTGGAACGCGACGCCGGGAAGGTGCGGCTGCGTCTCACCGACCGCGCGATCACCTTCCCGGAGTCGTGCGCCGACGCCCTGGCTGCGCTGCATCGGGGAGCGACGCTCGGTGCCGCCGACCTGCCCGGCCTGGATGCCGCCGACGGCGAGGTGGTGCTCCGCCGGCTGCTGCGCGAGGCCGTCGTCGTACCGGTGGTCGACGAGCGCGTCGCGACGGCGGGCGAATGA
- a CDS encoding LysR family transcriptional regulator, with translation MALSLIQLRVFVTAAQCGSFTAAAKELHMSQPTVSETIRRIEEQYGTPLFVRGPRKLTLTAPGEELMPLAEQTLASAHAADRALTAVTGLQSGVASFGLLRNAKHYAMADLLTSFHARHPNVRLRVVGVNSADVADLVRDGALEAGLVVLPVDTRELSVTPLLRDEVVYATTFPSRTGPMTIEDMAAAKLILYDAHAGWRDPTRRQLAERALLKGLTLTPLIEVEQVDTALELVAAGAGETFVSRAVATSPVAPVGLRYLPFEEPLYDTVALIKKESTMLSPATKELARLARDTLANTRTAGSGRRTT, from the coding sequence ATGGCTCTTTCGCTGATTCAGCTACGGGTCTTCGTCACCGCGGCTCAGTGCGGCTCGTTCACTGCTGCGGCCAAGGAGCTTCACATGTCGCAGCCGACCGTCTCGGAGACCATCCGACGGATCGAGGAGCAGTACGGCACCCCACTGTTCGTGCGGGGCCCGAGAAAGCTGACGCTGACAGCCCCCGGCGAGGAGCTGATGCCCTTGGCCGAGCAGACTCTGGCGTCTGCGCACGCCGCCGACCGAGCGCTGACCGCAGTGACCGGACTGCAGTCGGGCGTCGCATCATTCGGCCTGCTGCGCAACGCCAAGCACTACGCGATGGCGGACCTCCTGACGTCGTTCCACGCCCGCCATCCGAACGTTCGCCTGCGCGTCGTAGGCGTGAACTCCGCGGACGTCGCGGATCTCGTGCGCGACGGCGCTCTCGAAGCAGGACTGGTGGTGTTGCCCGTGGACACGCGCGAACTCTCCGTCACGCCCCTCCTCAGAGACGAGGTGGTCTACGCCACGACCTTCCCCTCGCGGACGGGGCCAATGACCATCGAGGACATGGCCGCAGCCAAGTTGATCCTGTACGACGCGCACGCGGGCTGGCGTGACCCCACACGCAGGCAGTTGGCCGAACGCGCATTGCTGAAGGGCCTCACCCTGACTCCGTTGATCGAAGTCGAACAGGTGGACACCGCACTCGAGCTGGTCGCAGCCGGAGCGGGCGAGACCTTCGTGTCACGTGCGGTTGCGACGTCTCCGGTCGCGCCCGTCGGCCTTCGGTACCTACCCTTCGAGGAACCGCTCTACGACACCGTCGCGCTCATCAAGAAGGAGTCCACGATGCTGTCCCCCGCGACGAAGGAACTCGCCCGGCTGGCCAGGGATACCTTGGCGAACACCCGAACCGCCGGTTCGGGGCGGCGCACGACGTGA